From the bacterium genome, the window TCGGGTCTGAAAAACCGTATCTTCTCATTATCCAATATCCATCGCAAACCGCAGCAAACCGTGCATTGAATGATGTTATGAGTTACTATAAAACGTACGGTGAAATGAAAATGGGGAAAAATTCATCGATATTTTTTCAAATTCAAAAAAAGAGATGGATTGCTATAACAAAAGCAAAAGAAGATTTACTATTTATCATTCTCAATGCAAATTCAAAATTGATTGCTGAAAAATTACTCAATGCAACTACTAAATTTTAAAGGAAATGAGGTGAATGAGATGAGCCAAAACAAAATAACCCGCCGTGATTTTATTCGTACTACGGCAGCAGTAACGCTATCTAGTGCAATCATGCCGCCGTTTCTTGCAGAGGCTTTCAGCAAAGAAACGGTTGCAGCTGCCAAACGAGTCAAGGTCATTTTAATTCGGGATGCGAATGCAGTCGATTCGCAAGGGAATGTGAATACTGAAATAATTCAGCAGATGCTAGATACCGCAGTTGCCGCTTTGTTTGATACAAAAGACGTGAGTAATGCTTGGAAATCGATTATCCAGCCAACAGATATTGTCGGGATAAAAAGCAACGTTTGGAAAAACATCCCTACCCCAAAAGAACTCGAACATGCGATATATACCCGAGTTAAAGAAATTGGGGTTTCCGGAAAGAATATCTCTATTGATGATCGCGGGGTTCTAAAAAATCCAATTTTTCAGAATAGTACCGCGTTAATTAATGTTCGCCCTCTGCGCACGCATTATTGGGCAGGAATCGGCAGTTGCATTAAGAACTATATTATGTTTACTCCAACTCCATGGGAATATCATACCGATGCGTGTTCTGATTTAGCGGCGATCTGGCAGTTCCCTATTGTTAAAGGGAAAACGCGGTTGAACATTTTAAGTGCGCTTACTCCGCAATTTTATGGTCGCGGACCGCACGGGTTCGACAAACGGTATGTTTGGAATTATAACGGTCTGCTGGTGAGTACAGACCCGGTCGCGGTGGATACGGTCGGAGCACGAATTCTTCAGTTGAAACGTATCGCTTATTTTGGAGAAGACAAACCGATGGAAACAACACCGAAACATATTGAAGTCGCAGACAAGAAATATCGGCTAGGAATAAGCGATTTAACCCAAATCGAATTAGTTAAATTAGGGTGGAAAAACGATATTCTAATTTGAACAATAGTTTCTTAATTACGATAGTATAATGGCTCAATTTCCCGTTTCAACGGGAACATCAGACCTTTAGGTAATATCACTTTCAGGGGTGAATAATTTTTGGTATTCCTGTTGTGCGAATCGGTCGGTCATTCCAGCGATATAATCGCAGATAATGCGATAGTTTGAATCAATCCCATTTTCTAGTTTTGCTTGCCATTTCGGTGGTAATACTTCCGGATGCTCTAGATAGAAATTAAACAATGCAACGATAAACCGTTTCGATTTATCCACAGCTCGCATTACCCGATAATGTCGATAGACGTTATGAAACAAAAACGATTTAAGTTCCTGATTAGCGTCTCGCATTTCTGCACTAAATCCAGCAAGTTTATTCGGTTGTTTCCGAATATCATCTACTGAATGAATCTGGCGAGCGTGAATTTGTCGTTCAGTTTCTAATACCGCATCGGTTACCTGCAAATTGATGAGTTTCCGAATCGCTTTATGTCGAATTCGTGGCGGTTTTTCTTCCGGATGATATTGGCGGATTAACTCTTGCACTTGCCGCCATAATGCCACTTGCGATAAATCCGATTCGGTAATTAATCCTTCCTGCAGTCCGTCATCTAAATCATGATTGTTGTATGCAATTTCATCCGCAACATCAACAATTTGCGCTTCGAGCGTTGGCATAACTTGCGGATCCCACCCTTCATCGAGCAGCGGAGTATCATACGAGGTTGAATGTTTAATTATCGCTTCCCGAACCTCATAACACAAATTTAATCCCGGAAATGCGGAATACTTCTCTTCTAACACATCGACAACCCTTAATCCATGACGATTATGTTCAAATCCACCATGGTCTAGCATTAGCTGATGTAATGCTTCTTCGCCTGCATGCCCAAACGGAGTATGTCCTAAATCATGCGCTAGCGCAATCGCTTCCGTTAAATCTTCATTCACTCGTAGTAACCGAGCTATTGTTCGTGCGATTTGCGCAACTTCTAGCGTATGGGTTAACCGTGTCCGATAATGGTCACCTTCATGGGTAACAAAAACCTGCGTTTTATATTCTAACCGGCGAAACGCAGTGCTATGAATTATTCGATCGCGGTCGCGTTGAAATGCGGTGCGCAAATCATGTTCCGATTCCGGATACTGCCGTCCTCGCGACTGACTACTTTTCATCGCATACGGTGCAAGAATTCGCTCCTCTAGTTTTTCGTATTCTTCTCGCTTTTGCATTTCAAAACCTTTCACCGCAGAGTTCGCTGAGCACATAGAAAAATATGATGAATTCTGATTTTCTTCTCATGATTAGTTCTCTGCGGAATTAGCGGTCTCTGCGGTTATGTTATCCTTTAATTCCGGCAAGTTTAATTCCTTCGACAAAGAACCGCTGGTTGAACACAAACACGATAATGATCGGCGCGAGCATAATAATCGACCCAGCCATTAAGAGAGTCCATTCGGTCGTATAGAGTCCCTGAAATGACTGTAATCCGACGGCTAACGTTTTCATTTCCATCGAATTGGTGACAATCAACGGCCACATGAAATCTTTCCATGTACCCATAAATACGAACGTGGTTAACGTAGCTAGTGCTGGTTTAGATAACGGTAAGGTTATCCGACGATAGATCCCGAATAACGAAGAACCATCAATTTTTGCGGCTTCTTCCAGTTCCACTGGCAAAGACATGAAAAATTGCCGGAGCATAAAGGTGCCGTATGCGGAAAACATCCCCGGAACAATCAACGCAAAATAGGAATCGATCCCAATTGGTTTCCCAAAATAGGTGCCAAATAGGTATATATCGGTATTCCATAATTCACCAAGCGTGCGCAATAGAATAAACACCGGAATCATTGTGACTACACCCGGAACCATCATCGTCGCCAGATACCCGAAAAACAACTTATCCCGACCAGGGAAATTTAATCGCGCAAACGCAAACGCAGCTAATGAACTGGTG encodes:
- a CDS encoding carbohydrate ABC transporter permease; translation: MEKKRKDFMKKILAYIFLGCGAFTMLLPFFWMLATSLKEPGAVFTVTDNFLAQLIPNPIVWSNYPKAWTAVPFPRFYFNTILVTVMVTFGQVFTSSLAAFAFARLNFPGRDKLFFGYLATMMVPGVVTMIPVFILLRTLGELWNTDIYLFGTYFGKPIGIDSYFALIVPGMFSAYGTFMLRQFFMSLPVELEEAAKIDGSSLFGIYRRITLPLSKPALATLTTFVFMGTWKDFMWPLIVTNSMEMKTLAVGLQSFQGLYTTEWTLLMAGSIIMLAPIIIVFVFNQRFFVEGIKLAGIKG
- a CDS encoding DUF362 domain-containing protein, translating into MSQNKITRRDFIRTTAAVTLSSAIMPPFLAEAFSKETVAAAKRVKVILIRDANAVDSQGNVNTEIIQQMLDTAVAALFDTKDVSNAWKSIIQPTDIVGIKSNVWKNIPTPKELEHAIYTRVKEIGVSGKNISIDDRGVLKNPIFQNSTALINVRPLRTHYWAGIGSCIKNYIMFTPTPWEYHTDACSDLAAIWQFPIVKGKTRLNILSALTPQFYGRGPHGFDKRYVWNYNGLLVSTDPVAVDTVGARILQLKRIAYFGEDKPMETTPKHIEVADKKYRLGISDLTQIELVKLGWKNDILI
- a CDS encoding deoxyguanosinetriphosphate triphosphohydrolase, giving the protein MQKREEYEKLEERILAPYAMKSSQSRGRQYPESEHDLRTAFQRDRDRIIHSTAFRRLEYKTQVFVTHEGDHYRTRLTHTLEVAQIARTIARLLRVNEDLTEAIALAHDLGHTPFGHAGEEALHQLMLDHGGFEHNRHGLRVVDVLEEKYSAFPGLNLCYEVREAIIKHSTSYDTPLLDEGWDPQVMPTLEAQIVDVADEIAYNNHDLDDGLQEGLITESDLSQVALWRQVQELIRQYHPEEKPPRIRHKAIRKLINLQVTDAVLETERQIHARQIHSVDDIRKQPNKLAGFSAEMRDANQELKSFLFHNVYRHYRVMRAVDKSKRFIVALFNFYLEHPEVLPPKWQAKLENGIDSNYRIICDYIAGMTDRFAQQEYQKLFTPESDIT